In Juglans microcarpa x Juglans regia isolate MS1-56 chromosome 7D, Jm3101_v1.0, whole genome shotgun sequence, the following are encoded in one genomic region:
- the LOC121238115 gene encoding secreted RxLR effector protein 161-like yields MGSLMYAQVCTRPDIAYAVSVLSRFQSNPGQEHWKAAKKVRYLKKTEGYMLTFQRSNHLEVVGYSDSDFARCQDDLKSTSGYIFILAGGAISWKSVKQILVASSTMQAEFVACYGAIIQAV; encoded by the coding sequence ATGGGGAGTTTGATGTATGCTCAAgtttgcactagaccagatattgcctaTGCAGTTAGTGTTCTTAGTAGGTTTCAGTCGAATCCAGGGCAAGAGCATTGGAAAGCAGCCAAGAAAGTGAGATACTTAAAGAAAACTGAAGGTTACATGCTCACTTTCCAGCGTTCAAATCACCTTGAGGTGGTAGGctactctgattctgattttgcTAGATGTCAAGATGATTTGAAATCGACCTCAGgttatatttttatactagCTGGGGGTGCTATTTCTTGGAAGAGTGTTAAGCAAATTTTGGTGGCATCTTCTACTATGCAAGCAGAATTTGTGGCGTGTTATGGAGCTATTATCCAAGCTGTTTAG